The following are encoded together in the Desulfococcus multivorans genome:
- the surE gene encoding 5'/3'-nucleotidase SurE yields the protein MKVFLTNDDGIHAPGLWALYRQFVQDHAVSVVAPDRERSAVAHGITLHTPLRAARMKLNGGWEGYGIDGKPADCIKLGLTALLKEKPDVVVAGINPGANVGISINYSGTVAAAREAALFGLPAIAISINGYEIEDYGETAAFAEKLARRIVEAPLPFGTILNVNVPNIPMSRIRGVKITRQGIDRLSKEYYEKRLDPRNRAYHWLGSDTRIFGEDLSVDGDALCHDYITITPLQCDITDYRMIDRLRKWNV from the coding sequence ATGAAAGTATTTCTGACCAACGACGACGGCATTCACGCCCCCGGGCTGTGGGCGCTCTATCGACAGTTCGTCCAGGATCACGCGGTATCGGTCGTGGCGCCGGACAGGGAACGAAGCGCGGTGGCCCACGGCATTACCCTCCACACCCCACTTCGGGCTGCCCGGATGAAACTGAACGGCGGCTGGGAAGGGTATGGGATCGACGGCAAGCCTGCAGACTGCATCAAACTGGGGCTGACCGCCCTCCTGAAAGAGAAGCCGGATGTCGTCGTGGCCGGCATCAACCCGGGAGCCAACGTCGGGATCAGCATCAATTATTCGGGAACGGTCGCCGCCGCTCGTGAAGCGGCGCTGTTCGGGCTCCCGGCCATCGCCATTTCAATCAATGGATACGAAATCGAAGATTACGGTGAAACGGCCGCCTTCGCGGAAAAACTGGCACGCCGCATTGTGGAAGCCCCTTTGCCCTTCGGCACGATTCTGAACGTGAACGTACCGAACATTCCCATGAGCCGGATTCGAGGCGTCAAGATCACCCGTCAGGGCATCGATCGTCTCTCCAAGGAATACTATGAAAAGCGTCTTGATCCGAGAAATCGAGCCTACCACTGGCTTGGAAGCGACACCCGAATATTTGGCGAGGACCTTTCGGTGGACGGCGACGCCTTATGTCATGACTACATCACCATCACGCCCCTCCAGTGCGACATCACGGACTATCGGATGATCGACCGACTGAGAAAATGGAACGTCTGA
- the obgE gene encoding GTPase ObgE gives MKFIDEAMITVQSGSGGRGCVSFRRERFIPKGGPDGGDGGKGGDVIMAATSQKRTLYHFSFKKHFAAQNGSAGQGSQKTGRSGEDLIIPVPVGTIVSDAETGNMLKDFTEEGETFIAAKGGRGGQGNTRFKSSTHRTPRFAQPGEPGEIFTLKLELKLLADVGIIGFPNAGKSTLISVISSARPKVGDYPFTTLSPNLGVVKHVWGEPFVVADIPGLVEGAHSGAGLGTRFLRHIERTRLLVHLIDAVTIDPDHPMAGYEAINHELAGYNRHLAEKPQLVVLNKMDLPGADIAAALFQEAAGRLPFMTISAAATLGIDVLIKTIAERLHQLDTESHHER, from the coding sequence GTGAAATTCATTGACGAGGCAATGATTACCGTCCAATCCGGAAGTGGGGGGAGGGGCTGCGTCAGCTTCAGACGGGAACGTTTCATCCCGAAAGGCGGACCGGACGGTGGTGACGGAGGCAAGGGCGGCGATGTCATCATGGCCGCCACCTCGCAAAAACGGACACTTTACCATTTCAGCTTCAAAAAACACTTTGCAGCCCAGAACGGTTCGGCCGGTCAAGGAAGCCAAAAGACCGGTCGAAGCGGTGAAGACCTGATCATTCCGGTTCCTGTGGGAACCATCGTCAGTGACGCGGAAACCGGAAACATGCTGAAAGACTTCACGGAAGAGGGCGAAACCTTCATCGCGGCCAAGGGCGGCCGAGGCGGCCAGGGGAACACCCGCTTCAAGTCATCGACCCATCGCACCCCCCGCTTTGCCCAACCGGGCGAGCCCGGCGAGATCTTCACTCTCAAACTGGAGCTCAAACTCCTCGCGGATGTCGGTATCATCGGATTTCCCAATGCAGGCAAGTCCACCCTGATCAGCGTCATCTCGTCCGCCAGACCCAAGGTCGGCGATTATCCGTTCACGACCCTTTCACCCAACCTCGGAGTGGTCAAACACGTATGGGGAGAACCGTTCGTCGTGGCGGACATCCCCGGCCTTGTCGAAGGTGCCCACTCGGGGGCGGGGCTGGGGACCCGTTTTCTCCGCCATATCGAGAGAACCCGACTCCTGGTTCACCTGATCGACGCCGTCACCATCGACCCCGATCACCCAATGGCGGGCTATGAAGCCATCAATCACGAACTCGCCGGCTACAACCGGCATCTGGCTGAAAAGCCCCAGCTCGTCGTGCTGAACAAAATGGATCTTCCGGGCGCGGACATTGCAGCAGCCCTTTTTCAGGAAGCGGCGGGCAGACTCCCATTCATGACGATTTCCGCGGCAGCGACTCTGGGAATCGACGTGCTGATCAAAACCATTGCCGAACGTCTCCACCAACTCGACACCGAATCCCATCATGAAAGATAA
- the proB gene encoding glutamate 5-kinase encodes MKDNRRSCFKTARRIVVKVGSNLLTKDNGLNVDFVHAISRQICIMIDRGLQVVLVSSGSMAAGLRKLGLAKRPEEIPKRQAVSAVGQASLIMEYEKAFEACGKKVAQVLLTSDGLYQRKRYLNARNTVHTLLSWHIVPIINENDTVSIEEIKFGDNDTLSAMIALLVNADILINLTDIDGLYNKDPRTNIDAELIPVVSTIKKDIERYASDIPGALGTGGMMTKIRAARKVNTAGIPMIIAQGTKPDILIRLLEGEPHGTYFAPKSHKMTNRKCWIGFTTKPRGVIRIDDGAAKAITQNGKSLLPAGIVDVIGEFGAGSPVEFTNGGGEVLGTGLVNYSAEDIRKIMGLKTSEIKRKLGEKPYDEIIHRDNLTVVWECD; translated from the coding sequence ATGAAAGATAACCGAAGATCCTGTTTCAAAACGGCCCGCCGGATCGTCGTCAAGGTCGGCAGCAATCTACTGACCAAAGACAACGGCCTGAACGTTGATTTCGTCCACGCCATCAGCCGCCAGATCTGCATCATGATCGACAGGGGGCTTCAGGTGGTATTGGTCTCCTCCGGCTCCATGGCCGCAGGTCTCCGTAAGCTCGGTTTGGCAAAACGCCCGGAAGAAATCCCCAAACGCCAGGCCGTATCCGCCGTTGGGCAGGCCAGCCTGATCATGGAATACGAGAAAGCCTTCGAGGCCTGCGGCAAAAAGGTGGCCCAGGTCCTGCTGACCAGCGACGGCCTTTATCAACGGAAGCGATACCTGAACGCCCGAAACACCGTCCACACCCTTCTGTCGTGGCACATTGTACCCATTATCAACGAAAACGACACGGTATCCATCGAGGAGATCAAGTTCGGCGACAACGACACCCTCTCGGCCATGATCGCACTTCTGGTCAACGCCGATATTTTGATCAATCTCACCGACATCGACGGCCTCTATAACAAGGATCCCCGGACCAATATCGACGCGGAGCTGATACCGGTGGTTTCAACCATCAAGAAGGATATCGAGCGTTATGCCAGCGATATCCCGGGAGCGTTGGGTACCGGGGGTATGATGACCAAAATTCGGGCCGCCCGAAAGGTCAACACCGCCGGCATTCCCATGATCATCGCCCAGGGGACCAAGCCGGACATTCTGATCCGTCTTCTGGAAGGGGAACCCCACGGCACCTACTTCGCCCCCAAAAGCCACAAGATGACCAACCGGAAATGCTGGATCGGTTTCACGACCAAGCCCAGGGGCGTCATCCGCATCGACGACGGTGCCGCAAAGGCCATTACCCAGAACGGCAAAAGTCTGCTGCCCGCCGGTATCGTCGACGTCATCGGGGAGTTCGGGGCGGGATCGCCGGTTGAGTTCACCAACGGTGGGGGCGAGGTTCTGGGCACCGGCCTGGTCAACTACAGCGCCGAGGATATCCGCAAGATCATGGGGCTCAAAACCAGCGAAATCAAACGAAAACTCGGCGAGAAACCTTACGACGAAATCATCCACCGGGACAATTTGACCGTTGTCTGGGAATGCGATTGA
- the rsfS gene encoding ribosome silencing factor — MTDNTATAPNTDARLDRYVRAALGKKALGLVVLDVGKLTSIADYFIICSGRSNRQVSAIAEHIQTTLKAEGIRPLSVEGAKSGHWVLLDYGHVILHVFYDAIRSFYDLEGLWADARRIKTADMIAAAAVSNTDGTSELRSSRGSADASQETEVHDEA, encoded by the coding sequence ATGACTGACAATACGGCCACGGCGCCGAATACCGATGCCCGTCTCGATCGCTATGTCCGGGCGGCTCTCGGCAAAAAAGCCCTGGGACTGGTGGTTCTCGATGTGGGCAAACTGACATCCATCGCGGATTATTTCATCATCTGCAGCGGTCGGTCGAACCGGCAGGTGTCCGCCATCGCCGAACACATTCAGACAACCCTCAAGGCAGAAGGCATCCGCCCCCTCAGCGTCGAAGGCGCAAAAAGCGGCCACTGGGTACTCCTTGATTACGGCCATGTGATTCTTCACGTCTTTTACGACGCCATCCGCAGCTTTTACGATCTCGAGGGGCTTTGGGCCGACGCACGCCGCATCAAAACCGCCGATATGATCGCCGCTGCCGCTGTGTCCAATACCGACGGCACATCCGAACTGAGAAGCAGTCGCGGATCCGCCGACGCATCACAAGAAACGGAGGTGCATGATGAAGCCTGA
- the rpmA gene encoding 50S ribosomal protein L27, protein MAHKKAGGSSKNGRDSNGQRRGVKRFGGQTVKAGNILVRQLGTRIHPGENVGMGRDYTLYALVDGIVAYERFGKTRKKASVYPA, encoded by the coding sequence ATGGCACACAAGAAGGCAGGCGGCAGTTCGAAGAACGGCCGCGACAGCAACGGACAGCGCCGTGGTGTCAAGCGCTTCGGCGGTCAGACGGTGAAAGCCGGAAACATACTGGTACGGCAGCTCGGCACCCGGATCCATCCCGGCGAGAACGTCGGCATGGGCAGGGATTATACCCTTTACGCTCTGGTGGACGGCATAGTTGCCTATGAACGGTTCGGCAAAACCCGTAAAAAAGCGAGCGTCTATCCTGCGTGA
- a CDS encoding glutamate-5-semialdehyde dehydrogenase — protein MNIESVILEMARAAKAASIWMARCPTAQKNKVLLNIADRIEAEAASIQAENQKDLDRARDLGLSDAMIDRLTVKDATIQSMAQGLREVAALDDPVGAVTKTWTRPNGLEVSRMRIPLGVIGIIYESRPNVTIDAAGLCFKSGNAVILRGGSEALHSNQALAEIITRALKAADMPEKAVQIVPVRDREAVNILLAQEAFVDLIIPRGGESLIRFVVENSRIPVLKHYKGVCHVFVDESADLDMAEEISFNAKVQRPGVCNAMETLLVHRTVADEFLPRMARRFAAAGVALRGCPETCRILTGTSPATEADWYEEYLDLVLAVRVVDDMDAAVAHMTQYGSSHTEAIVTSDYRRARRFVREMDASVVLVNASTRFNDGGQLGLGAEIGISTSKLHAFGPMGIDELTTTKFVVFGDGQIRS, from the coding sequence ATGAACATTGAATCCGTGATTCTGGAGATGGCTCGGGCGGCGAAAGCGGCCTCCATTTGGATGGCCCGTTGCCCTACGGCTCAAAAAAACAAGGTACTGCTCAACATCGCCGATCGGATCGAGGCGGAAGCCGCAAGCATTCAGGCTGAAAACCAGAAGGATCTGGACCGTGCCCGCGACCTGGGACTCTCGGATGCCATGATCGACCGCCTCACCGTAAAGGACGCCACCATTCAATCCATGGCCCAGGGGCTCCGGGAGGTTGCCGCCCTCGACGATCCCGTGGGGGCCGTCACCAAGACCTGGACCCGGCCCAACGGGCTCGAGGTATCCCGCATGAGAATCCCTCTGGGGGTCATCGGTATTATTTATGAATCCAGGCCTAACGTGACCATCGACGCCGCGGGGCTCTGTTTCAAATCCGGCAACGCCGTCATTCTGAGAGGGGGATCCGAAGCCCTCCATTCCAACCAGGCCCTCGCAGAAATCATCACACGGGCTCTCAAAGCGGCGGACATGCCCGAAAAGGCCGTTCAGATCGTTCCGGTCCGGGATCGCGAGGCGGTGAACATTTTACTGGCTCAAGAGGCGTTCGTCGATCTGATCATTCCCAGAGGCGGCGAGAGTCTCATTCGTTTTGTCGTCGAAAATTCTCGAATCCCCGTCCTGAAGCATTACAAGGGGGTCTGTCATGTCTTCGTCGACGAAAGCGCCGATCTCGACATGGCCGAGGAGATCAGCTTCAATGCCAAGGTTCAGCGCCCGGGCGTTTGCAACGCCATGGAAACCCTCCTGGTCCATCGGACCGTGGCAGACGAGTTCCTGCCGCGTATGGCCCGGCGCTTCGCTGCCGCCGGCGTCGCACTTCGCGGATGCCCCGAAACCTGCCGGATTCTGACCGGAACCTCTCCGGCCACGGAGGCGGACTGGTATGAAGAATACCTCGATCTGGTCCTCGCCGTGCGGGTCGTGGACGATATGGATGCGGCCGTCGCCCACATGACCCAATACGGCTCCAGCCACACCGAGGCCATCGTGACCTCCGACTACCGGCGGGCCCGGCGATTCGTCCGGGAAATGGATGCTTCGGTCGTTCTCGTCAATGCCTCGACGCGGTTTAACGACGGTGGGCAGTTGGGATTGGGCGCCGAAATCGGCATCAGCACCTCCAAGCTTCATGCCTTTGGCCCCATGGGCATCGACGAACTCACCACGACCAAGTTCGTAGTTTTCGGGGACGGACAGATCCGGTCCTGA
- the rplU gene encoding 50S ribosomal protein L21, with product MYAVVSSGGKQYKVREGETLRLEKLTGEVGAPVSFDKVLLFSDGENVTIGRPVLEDVQVKGHIVEQGRAKKIIVFKYKRRKRYRRKQGHRQSFTAVRIDSIGSPGLVQKDDMESEV from the coding sequence ATGTACGCTGTGGTTAGCTCGGGCGGAAAACAATACAAAGTCCGGGAAGGCGAGACCCTTCGGTTGGAAAAGCTGACTGGAGAGGTAGGCGCACCGGTTTCTTTCGATAAAGTGCTTCTGTTTTCGGATGGCGAAAACGTGACCATCGGCCGGCCGGTTCTCGAAGACGTCCAGGTGAAAGGACATATTGTGGAACAGGGCAGGGCTAAGAAGATCATCGTTTTCAAATACAAACGGCGGAAACGCTATCGGAGAAAACAGGGGCACCGTCAGTCTTTTACGGCGGTTAGAATTGACAGCATCGGCAGCCCCGGTCTGGTTCAAAAAGACGATATGGAAAGTGAGGTATAA
- the tmk gene encoding dTMP kinase: MFITFEGIEGSGKTTQIQSAAAYLSGRNLPVVVTREPGGTAIGLKIRALLLDPEHHDLDPRAELLLYMADRAHHLSTVVRPAVADRKIVLCDRYFDATLAYQGYARGLDIDFLKTLHSLVLDDFTPDLTLLLDLPPQIGLRRAWRQISAGEREAAETRFEKELVPFHERVRAGYLDMALQSPKRFRIVNAEQDPDIVGRDIRGILSHFFDTRYPPD; the protein is encoded by the coding sequence ATGTTCATAACATTTGAAGGCATAGAAGGGTCGGGTAAGACGACCCAGATCCAATCAGCGGCTGCGTACCTTTCGGGCCGAAATCTTCCGGTAGTCGTTACCCGGGAGCCGGGCGGTACCGCCATCGGTCTGAAAATCCGCGCGCTTCTTCTCGATCCGGAACACCATGATCTCGATCCCCGTGCGGAGCTTCTGCTCTATATGGCCGATCGGGCCCATCACCTGAGCACAGTGGTCCGGCCTGCTGTTGCCGATCGAAAAATCGTGCTGTGCGATCGCTACTTCGATGCCACGCTGGCCTATCAGGGGTATGCCCGCGGACTCGACATCGATTTTTTGAAGACCCTTCACAGCCTGGTGTTGGACGACTTCACCCCGGATCTGACCCTGCTTTTGGATCTTCCGCCCCAGATCGGTCTCCGACGGGCATGGCGCCAGATCAGCGCCGGCGAACGAGAAGCAGCGGAAACCCGGTTTGAAAAAGAGCTCGTACCGTTTCATGAACGGGTCCGTGCAGGGTATCTCGACATGGCTTTGCAATCCCCAAAGCGGTTTCGGATCGTTAACGCCGAACAGGATCCCGACATCGTCGGCAGGGATATCCGGGGTATATTGTCCCATTTTTTCGATACCCGCTATCCTCCTGACTGA
- the cysS gene encoding cysteine--tRNA ligase, with product MSYSLLDAIGNTPMVEIRRLNPNPKVRILAKLEYMNPGGSIKDRPALYMIEAGETSGELTPEKTVIEATSGNTGIGLAMVCAVKGYKLLLAMSESASEERRKILKARGAEILLTPGHLGTDGAIEAVYRLVREHPEAYFMADQYNTEANWKAHYYGTAVEIWEQTEKTVTTLVATMGTTGTLMGLSRRLKEFNPNIRIVGVEPYLGHKIQGLKNMKEAYEPGIFEKERLDKKVNIDDEEAFETARKLAREEGLFVGMSSGAAMAVAAKEAQTMSSGTIVVIFPDSGERYLSTPLFTVADKVVMRVFNTMHRRKEPLEPMLPGKVSVYSCGPTVHARLHPDEWRRFVFADLLCRYLRYRGYDVTHVMNITDLDDKTINGSAKSGMALSAFTQQYIDAFHKDLEILGIAPADTYPRASEHVREMVTLAEKLYLKGFAYEKLRSLYFNISKFKEYGRLSGIDLDKIRLGATVDLDEYEKENPRDFTLFKRCTLSELKRGIYTPTEWGNVRPSWHIQCTAMSMKYLGESFDIHTSGRTLMFPHHENEIAIAQALTGKPLAKYWLHCDRVLMDGKKMDENLLLFNLEDLMEAGYTGRDIRYWLLSTHYRKPVRFSTERLDAAKRSLGRLNACLGNLRNVTSGAPYPELDQLIYDIKQGFIQAMDEDMNISAAIASLFRSVKIVNKLVLQKMIDPEGAVRLLETFRSINTALNIFDLEDGADDPEIERLIRERELARKERNWPLADRLREDLQVRGVMVRDSKV from the coding sequence ATGAGTTATTCTTTGTTAGACGCCATCGGCAATACGCCAATGGTCGAAATTCGCCGACTGAACCCCAACCCGAAGGTCCGGATTCTGGCCAAGCTGGAATACATGAACCCCGGGGGATCCATCAAGGACCGTCCGGCCCTTTACATGATCGAGGCGGGCGAAACATCGGGAGAACTCACCCCCGAAAAGACCGTTATCGAGGCCACCAGCGGAAACACAGGCATCGGCCTTGCCATGGTTTGTGCGGTCAAAGGGTACAAATTGCTCCTGGCCATGTCTGAATCGGCCAGCGAGGAACGCCGAAAAATCCTCAAAGCCAGGGGTGCCGAAATTCTGCTCACGCCCGGCCACCTGGGAACGGACGGCGCCATCGAAGCGGTCTACCGGCTTGTCCGGGAACACCCGGAGGCCTATTTCATGGCTGACCAATACAACACCGAAGCCAACTGGAAAGCCCACTATTACGGCACCGCCGTCGAAATCTGGGAACAGACCGAAAAGACCGTCACGACCCTGGTGGCCACCATGGGTACTACCGGAACCCTCATGGGTCTCTCCCGCCGGCTCAAGGAGTTCAATCCAAACATCCGGATCGTGGGTGTCGAGCCCTATCTGGGTCACAAGATCCAGGGACTCAAGAACATGAAAGAAGCCTATGAACCCGGTATTTTCGAGAAAGAGCGGCTTGACAAGAAGGTCAACATCGACGACGAGGAGGCCTTCGAGACGGCCAGGAAGTTGGCTCGGGAGGAGGGACTTTTCGTGGGCATGAGCAGCGGCGCCGCCATGGCCGTCGCCGCCAAGGAAGCCCAGACGATGTCATCGGGTACCATCGTGGTCATCTTTCCGGACAGCGGGGAGCGGTATTTGAGCACGCCGCTTTTTACGGTCGCGGACAAGGTCGTCATGAGGGTCTTCAACACCATGCACCGGCGTAAGGAACCTCTGGAGCCCATGTTGCCCGGAAAGGTCTCCGTCTACTCCTGCGGTCCCACCGTCCATGCCCGGCTGCATCCCGATGAATGGCGACGGTTCGTCTTCGCGGATTTACTGTGTCGATACCTCCGATATCGTGGATACGACGTCACCCACGTGATGAACATCACCGATCTTGACGACAAGACCATCAACGGTTCCGCCAAGTCGGGAATGGCGCTTTCAGCGTTTACCCAGCAATATATCGATGCCTTCCACAAAGATCTCGAGATACTGGGCATTGCTCCCGCCGACACATATCCCCGGGCCAGCGAACACGTCCGGGAGATGGTCACGCTTGCCGAGAAACTCTATCTCAAGGGGTTCGCCTATGAAAAACTGCGCTCCCTCTACTTCAACATCTCCAAATTCAAGGAATACGGCCGACTGTCGGGCATTGATCTCGACAAGATCCGCCTCGGGGCAACGGTTGACCTGGACGAATACGAAAAGGAGAATCCCAGAGATTTCACGCTCTTCAAGCGGTGCACGCTTTCGGAGCTCAAACGGGGCATTTACACGCCCACCGAGTGGGGTAATGTAAGGCCTTCATGGCACATTCAGTGCACGGCCATGTCCATGAAATATCTCGGGGAGAGTTTCGACATTCATACCAGCGGCCGGACCCTCATGTTTCCCCACCATGAGAACGAAATCGCCATCGCTCAGGCTCTGACCGGAAAGCCCCTGGCCAAATACTGGCTTCACTGTGATCGGGTCCTTATGGACGGGAAAAAAATGGACGAAAACCTGCTGCTCTTCAACCTTGAAGATCTAATGGAAGCAGGCTATACCGGACGGGATATCCGATACTGGCTTTTGTCGACCCACTACCGAAAGCCGGTTCGTTTTTCCACCGAACGCCTGGATGCGGCAAAACGCTCCCTGGGACGACTCAACGCCTGCCTGGGAAACCTTCGAAACGTGACCTCCGGCGCCCCTTATCCCGAATTGGATCAATTGATCTACGACATCAAACAGGGCTTCATCCAGGCCATGGACGAAGACATGAACATCTCGGCGGCCATCGCCTCTCTGTTCCGATCCGTCAAAATCGTCAACAAGTTGGTATTGCAAAAAATGATCGATCCCGAAGGCGCCGTAAGGCTGCTGGAGACCTTCCGAAGCATCAACACGGCCCTCAATATCTTCGACTTGGAAGACGGCGCCGATGACCCGGAGATCGAACGCCTCATCCGGGAAAGAGAGTTGGCCCGAAAGGAGCGGAACTGGCCGCTGGCCGACCGGCTGCGTGAAGATTTGCAGGTCCGAGGCGTGATGGTGCGGGACTCGAAGGTCTGA
- a CDS encoding 3'-5' exoribonuclease YhaM family protein, whose amino-acid sequence MKQQFAAEITVGIQVDDVFVISSKTLSQKKNGENYLNLTLSDRTGDIKSVAWDNVLEVAAVGGVGDFVRARGTVSEYRGSLQLTLRELSPVERGAVQRDDFLPVVQRQSPDRMFERLRSTVDKHIQDPDLRRLFTAFWADDDFVDRFKQAPGGKKMHHAYLGGLLEHTLSMTILVHNIAAHYSGIDMELLLAGAILHDIGKIREFEYDYVIDYSDEGKLLTHIIIGCGMLDEKIRRIDGFPPEKAMLLKHMIVSHHGSREFGSPEPPKTLEAVLLNHIDEIDAKMNGLREFIAKENPQEKWTGYNPMLRRQLFRSDREES is encoded by the coding sequence ATGAAGCAGCAATTCGCGGCCGAGATCACCGTCGGCATCCAGGTTGACGATGTTTTCGTGATTTCGAGCAAAACGCTCTCTCAGAAAAAAAATGGGGAGAACTACCTCAATCTCACCTTGTCGGACCGAACCGGAGATATCAAAAGCGTAGCCTGGGACAATGTTCTGGAAGTCGCCGCCGTCGGTGGAGTAGGTGATTTTGTCAGGGCAAGGGGTACGGTTTCGGAATATCGCGGAAGTCTCCAGCTTACCCTGAGGGAGCTCTCCCCGGTGGAAAGGGGGGCGGTTCAGCGGGACGATTTTCTCCCGGTCGTCCAACGACAGTCGCCGGACCGAATGTTCGAACGTCTCCGAAGCACGGTGGACAAGCATATCCAGGATCCGGATCTCCGTAGACTTTTTACAGCCTTCTGGGCGGACGATGATTTTGTCGACCGTTTCAAACAGGCGCCCGGGGGCAAAAAAATGCACCATGCTTACCTGGGCGGACTATTGGAACATACCCTCTCCATGACGATTCTGGTTCACAATATCGCCGCCCATTACAGTGGCATTGACATGGAGTTACTTCTTGCCGGAGCGATTCTTCACGACATCGGAAAAATTCGGGAATTCGAATACGACTATGTCATCGATTACTCTGACGAGGGAAAGCTGTTGACGCATATCATCATCGGCTGCGGCATGCTCGATGAAAAGATCCGTCGGATCGACGGATTTCCTCCGGAAAAAGCCATGCTCCTCAAACACATGATCGTCAGCCATCATGGGAGCCGTGAGTTCGGCTCTCCCGAACCCCCCAAGACCCTCGAAGCGGTGCTGCTCAATCACATCGATGAGATAGACGCAAAAATGAACGGTCTCCGGGAATTCATCGCCAAGGAAAACCCCCAGGAGAAATGGACTGGTTATAACCCCATGTTGCGACGGCAACTTTTCCGGAGCGACAGGGAAGAGAGCTGA